The Microcaecilia unicolor chromosome 3, aMicUni1.1, whole genome shotgun sequence nucleotide sequence CTGttcatttcttctgtctgtgaaggaggcctgtaagTCACACCATAATAAAtccatttgccattccctctttctagTTTGACCCATAGagtctcttccttaccctgtagggttctgcaattgtgtggctttgatattatctttaacatacaatgccactccccctccctttcttctacCCTTCCAAATCAACCTCTTTAATCATAGCCTTGAGATCCAAAATCTTAGTTCCCATACTTTGGGCATTAAGATATCCCAATTTCCAGACATCGCTCCTTtatcccatttgtgtagaggtatttattgcttcacttacctgggggctttgatcaccctgccccaacGATTAGGCTAGCCAGTCTGCTCCCgaagacacttcttcccttctttgatagaggACACCATCATCATTACATTACGTGTGACCAGGAGGCGAGTGCTCATTCTGTTTGCCATCAGTAGGGAGAAAAGACTGATGCTATGCACATTTGTCAGCCCTCATTGTCTTCTACGACCCCTTGTGAAATGAGTTTGCATAACCATGTAATGGTGAGGGGTGACATGGCTCTGCATTTTTTCTCTATTAGGTTTATTGTCACTGTGCACAATGAGGGTTGATTGTCTTCAGCTATGATGAATGATTGATATTCTGATCAACTAATaaggttttttaaaattgttttacgTACAATTTTGGTGCTTTAGCCCTTCATTGTGTTATCCTCTGGCCGGCtcttcttgagcagggatttgtCCTGGGAAGACGCATAGTAAATCTAGGTGTCAGCCATTTTGCGTGGGGTCTAATTTGTACCAAATACAATGAGAGCACATTTTACACGTAAAGTCATTTTAATCCATTCCCATTTTTAAGTACCACAGTAAATTAAATAAACATATTCAGTTTTACAAAATAGAGTTACTCAGTGAGAGTTCAGTATTTACAAGGAAATATACAATATCTACAGGTGAAGCTTGGAAAGAGAAACAGTACAACAGATAATCGACATGTTACAGATGACGCCACAGTCAGTATGAGAAATCAATAGTGCAAATATACCAGTGGAAGAGGGAAGTGACGTCATGAGTTGTCCTGCCAGTTCTGGTTCATTCAAGAGGTGTCCTTCTTGCATACAGACAAAAATGGATCTCTGCGACAGCCTGAGGAGAGGTGCTGCAACAACCACGTGGAATTTATCGCCAAATGGAATAAATTCTCTGACTTGTCTGTCCAGAGAGCAGCAATCCACAAGGGTTAAAGGAACAGTAACACTTTCACTTCCAGGCAGACAGGCTACACGTGTTGctttgttctttgaaatctctttcTTCATCTCAGTTGGCGAGAAGCGTCTATGTGAAGAGGCTCTTTTGCTATTGCTTGTTGGAAATGGAGTACTCACTGCAATTTAACCAACGTGCCGTGATTGGAGTCTCTCCAATTGAAATTCACCATCACGTGTAGGTTGTTTCTGGTGATGTGAGTACTGCGTGTCACTgggcaaaaaaaatgtaaagattgtgGACCAGAAATGCTGGTTCATGTGACCAAAAATGAAGTGGACAACCCATGAGAGCAACAGACAAGTCTCATAGGAGAAAGGTTGATGAACTTGTAAAGGACAATTGAAGGATCATTCAAAGGGAAATTGCTGACACACTTGGCATGTGAAGGTGAATTACAATTGGAGAGACTCCTTAAATAGTCAGAAATTTTATCATGGCAAGTTGCTTAAATCGCACCAAGTGCTCACTTCATACTTCCActtcacaagcaatagcaaaacagcctcttcacaTAGACACTTCTTGCCGACTgagagatttcaaagaacaagtgaacatgTGTAATGTatcagtgctgccatctgttgataAATTACGgtggtggaggcattacttttcatttaactcttgtatatacaaatacatattttcattttgccatataCAACCAAACTGATACCCCTTTCTGTGCTCTAATTTTTGAACTGACCACATGTCTGGAAACTACCTAAGGAACAAAGTTCTGCAGCCAGCCACGCTTGCTTATCTGGGGAATGTCCCTGCACTGGGTGGGTAAAAGTCTGCCTGTTTTTTTCGCAGTGCTTAGAACTGCGCACAagatgggcagttttcaaagcgCAGTTTTGCAGGTCAGACACTCACAGAAATGGCTTGGAAATTGCCCCTCTTTCATGGGGTTGTGTAGTGAGTGGCTGAGCTATGGACGTCAAACCTCTCAGCAGGGCAGACCACCTCTTCTGTCCACGTTCGTTCACCCTTCAAAGCTTAGTACTCGGACACATAAGAAACTGCACTTAATTTTAAGTCCAATTTTCTCTCTCTACTTCTGTTTACACACTTAAGTGCAACAATGTTTTCAGACTACTTCTTATACCAAAGACAGAAGCATTTTTGCATTTTATTCAAACAATGATGATTGATCTGCCAGTTCACTGTGTCGATTGCATGGGGCAGAGTCTAAAAATGCTAAAACCTTTTCATCACTCTATTAGCATAAAATAGTGAAGTTTTCATTTCAAAATGCTATGAGACACACTCACGGCAATGAGCACATTTTGCAATATTAAATATTTCAGTGGAAAATTCCGTAGGGCAGCAAAGTGTAGAGGCCATAGAAATATCATGTTTACTGCACTGCAGAAGACAGTGGTACAAAGCAGTGAGCTGCATCTGTTTGCAGTGTAACGagcaggtttggacaaattcctggaggaaaagtccatagtctgctattgagacagacatgagaagcaactgcttgccctgggatttgtagtatggagtgttgccatgatttgtgtttctgccaggtacttgtgacctggcttggccactgtatggaaaacaggatactaggctagatggaccattggtctgacccagtatggctactcttttgttcttatgttatgaCCATGGCAAGAAATCAGTGAGTTGCATCTGTTTGCAGTGTTGAGAACTCCCTTCTGCAAATGACTCAGCTGCTTCTCCAACCTTTGCGGAGCTTTGTGATCGAGAGATAGAGAGGCCGACGGTGTTAGACTGTCTCAGTCTCAAGAGGTGGGTACCATAGGGGCACACTCTCTCCCCTTGTCCTTGCTCTCTAGGAAGCATCTCGCCCATACCAGTAGACAATATACTTATTAAGCTGGCTGTGCACTTGATTTCCTCCCACAATACCCCATTGCCCAGCTACATGAAAAGGACATCCCACTTCCCACTGACCCCTCTGGCACTGGGCTGTCAGGATACAACAGACCAATCTCCACCTTAAGGATTCTTTTACATAAAGAGGAAAgacattttcttaattttttgcaGTTACTGCTGTGCAGAAAAATGATCCCACCTGGTATTTGGTCACATATTTCTTGTTTAGCCTTGTATAAATAGATTTTTCTAACCCCTCAAACCAAGAGAACCAGGAAACAAAGCTTCAATTTGCTAAAGATGTCCATAGAAAGTGCATGTAAGTGTCAGATAGGAGACCTCCTGGAGCATCATATCTCTGTGCTCTAGGACATCAACTAGGGCCAGTTAAATGTTCGGCCTGTAATCTGGAAGAACTTTTGATTGAAAGGGTGGAAGAACTTGTGCAGCTTGGCGACGACAGCCGGGTTCACTTCTGGATGTGTGCGTCCCTTACTACCCGCCAGGCACTTGTTAAAGACAATGTTGAACCGTAAGCAAAAGAAGCCGCGAGTGGCATTGAAGTATAAGTTGTACGGACTGATCCTAGCGGGGAGGTTGAGGAAGCTCTCCACCAGCTGCAGTTCAGGCAATGGCTCTGTGATGAGCCGGTCTCCATCTACGATATGAAATTGCTCAACAGGGAAGTACTTCAGCCACCGCTCCAGATGTTTGGTGTATATGCTGGTTCGCACAGCCTTATACTTAGTGTTcacttcacagcttttggcatCCATGGCCAGCTTTTCAAATTTGTAATAGGTCTTGTTCTTCCGTTCCTTGCCCTCCAGCACCTGTGTGTAGTCAGAGATGGCCCTGGTGGTCGGTTCTCGGACAATGATCAAAAGCTTGACAGATGAATTCATTTTGTAAATGCGTTCAGGGACCTCCTCTGTGATGAAGTACGCTGGACTCTTCTCAATCGTGATCTGGTGAGGGTAGGAGAAGGGCATCTTCCTCCGATACCACTCCATGCCCTTGCCATAATTCTCATCATTGTCAAAAAAGTGAATTTCTTGGGAGGCTTTCACCACAGCAGGGTGGAGGTTCAGCATCTCCAGCAGGGCTCGAGTGCCCCCTTTCCTCACCCCAATGATAATGGCTTTAGGTAGCTGCTGCACAAGGGAATGTAGTTGGATCTGCTCCTGGCTGGTGTTGCCGTTGTAGAATTCATTTAAGATCCCCTTCTTGGACTGTAGGGCACGTAGTGGGATCTGGTCCTCATGGGGTCCCAGGTGACCATCAATAGGGCTGAGGGGCTGCAATCTGCAATTAGTAGAAAGACCATGTAAGGAGGGTAACAAATTCAGACAAATTAACAAGCATTATTATGATTAAAAAATGTAGACTAAAGTCCTACATTATATGAAGCATTAATGAAAAGCTAATGACCCAGAATGGTAGAGGACCAAGGAATGAAGACAACAAAACTGGCTGGAATAGGAAGCAATATCTTGCAGGTGATCAGTCTGGCCTGGGTGATATCCAGAAGAGGGAAATGATCGGGATGACTGGATGGGACCAATTAGTCCTGACCTGCCAGTATCTGTTCTATTTGTAGGATTATTTTCCATCTTATTACCTCATGACTGGATGTTGGGTTTTTATCTACCATTGTCTAAAATACTTCAAGACAGCATAGTATCAACACCAAATAGTTCTCGTACTGCTCCAACCATTCCCTAATCTTACCAGGGAGAGGAGGGGTACATTTGATGACACTGCTTTGCTGTTTCCATTATGTAATTAAATGCTGGACAGTAGCAGCCAAAGATGTGTATTTTAGACCTTTCACCATCAAAAGCTGTAAAACCACTttacagactattataaattTGGGAGTTCACTCAAATGCTAAAAACAGCAGTTATTTGCCCTGTTTTAAAAAGGGAAGAGGGGCTCCTTTGTCATTTGGTGTCACGGCACTTTCAAACAAGAGAACTAATTGACAAACTCTTGCCATCAATCCTCGATATCTTTCCCACACTAAACTCCCTCCTCAAACATCTTCTGAAATTCAGTCCAGAAAAAAACATATACTTTATATCTCGTGGGGTTCAGATCCTGTGACAGTCTTTTCCGGAAGTGTCAGGGGTACCAATAAAACTCAAAAGATAGTTTCTTCATTGGAAATAAAGTTGGGATCATCAATGGAAACTCAAATTTCTCTTGGTTTGAAGCTGGGATTTTTTGCTTTCCAACATTTTGTCAGCTTTGCCCTTATTACATTAACACGTTCCGTGATTCTAATGCACTGTTttgcgatcttgccaggtacttgtgacctagattggccacagatggaaacaggatgctgggcttgatggacctttggtctgtcccagtatggcaacacttatgtacttatacattaAGAGAGAGGCGATATATATAACTAACGACATCAGCGTTCCAGTGAAGCAGGGAGGAGAATGGGTTAGGACAGCCCTCTCTGGGGTAGCTGAAAGTTTAGTAGATAAGCTCTGTCCTCCTGAAGACGCCGACAATGGCTAAACATGGTTCCACATTGAGAACAGTTAAGAttgagttttgatttttttttttgtggggactTTTACATTGCTCTTTCCTTACAGTGGGATTTTCACCAGAAGAACCTTCTCAAGTTAAGTGGTTTAAACTCATTGTAATTGTTTTTGGACATCTGATGATCTCAGGATCTAGATTCTATCAATGATTTTTTAAGCAAGTCTTGTTGCAGACACTGAGACTTCAGAGACAATTTCGAGGTTATTGTTggcaaatcttttttattgaactgtttgagggcaggaggagagggcGTCCTGTGCGATGATGGATTTCGGTTAAGTACGCTAACTGGTATTTATACCTTTCATTTAAGGCACTTTACTCACTCTGAGCATCATACAATATGTTAAGAAAAATTTCTAATGATATAACATTATGCTTCCGGTATGAAAAATATTTGAATTTTGCATGGGATACCAGTATTAATATTAGAACCTAGAACTAtacatagttaaaatttaatgctggggtttggtacgccttacagaacagggaatgggaggagcgagagtatccataACAGAAGACAGAATACTATTATAGGAAGAGGCAGCCTCATTGACATAGTGGTTACATAGTggataatgtggaggggcataatcgaatggggccagccatctagatggcggccctgtaaagcggcgccccgaccgtattatcgaaacaagatggccggccatctttcgtttcgataatacggtcagagctggccaaatcttaacatttgggccggctttagagatggccggcattggttttcagcgataatggaaactaaaggcagccatctcaaacctggccaaatccaaggcatttggttgtgggaggagccagcatttgtagtgcactggtccccctcacatgccaggacaacaactgggcaccctagggggcactgcagtggacttcaaaaattgctcccaggtgcatacctcccttaccttgtgtgctgagccccccccaaatcccccccaaaacccactcctcacaactgtacaccactaccatagcccttagggatgaaggggggcacctacatgtgggtacagtgggttttgggggggggggttggagggctcccatttaccaccacaagtgtgacaggtaggtgggggatgggcctgggtccacctgcctgaagtgcactgcacccactaaaaactgctccagggacttgcatactgctgtcagggagctgggtatgacatttcaggctggcatagaggctggcaaaaaatgaattttcttttattttttttggggtgggagagggttggtgaccactggggggggtaagggtaggtcatccccaattcactccggtggtcatcctgtcatttggggcactttttggaggcttggtcctaaaaataaatggaccaagtgaagccggccaagtgttcgtcagagccggccttcttttttccattatcggccgaaactggccatctcgtaaccacgccccatcccgccttccataccctgccaaaacgccccctttaactttggccagccctgcgacagaaagcagttgaagccggccaaaatcggctttcgattataccgatttggccggcttcaggagatggccggccatctcccgatttgtgttggaagatggccagccttctcatttgaaaataagcaggatagtaacatagtagatgaaggcagataaagacctatacggtccatccagtctatccaacaagataccatatgtaatgagtttatgatGTGATATTTCATATGGATACCCGAtgttgatttgtccttgcaattTTCAGGGCATGGACCATAGAAGTgtgcactgtccttgttctaaatttctgaagtcatcgaagctcctgaaaagctccactgcagcccTTCCAAAACTGTTCAGCcagaatcagggcacagaccttagaagtcttacCGAGTACTAACTTTGCTGCCCAATTTTCACTAAGCTTGTGTGGATCCATTTTTTCcaatcccacacatttttgaattccgttaccattttcatctccaccaaaaACTGTGGTAACTGCGCTCTCGTTGCAGGTGGGAAGGCACGGTGGAGCATGTCTCGCGTTCTGCAAAAGCTCAGTTAAAGCTTGTTAGAAGCTCTGGACCAGGCAAAGCGGGATCACGtaacccatttgtgagaattatggcctgcttgtcctcggagaaaacaagCTACATCATTCGTACCTGACTCATCTCCTGTTTTTGCTTGTGGGGGTCAGTAGTTTGTGTTCCCCTCCCCACCACATTTGTTTAGATGAAATATTAGTCTAAATAGATTTTGAAACAATGGCTAAGGACTAAATTAAATTAGATGGGGGAGTGGTGATGTGGCCAGGGAGTCAGCAGTTTGTGAGGGATGGTGAAGGAGGGAACTTCACAAGTGAGGAACATCAATCAGGAGGGTACATGGCAAAAGTGTGTCACTCAGGGGAGCTGGTGGTGTagggggcggagggggggggggggaagggccaaGAAGGCATCATGATGTGGATGCACAAATGGAGAGGACCAATAGGTGAAAGACATGGAGGGGGTCGGAGAGAGCACGGATTCACG carries:
- the HS3ST5 gene encoding heparan sulfate glucosamine 3-O-sulfotransferase 5, whose product is MLFTQQAVLRQRLLLLASLALGSLLYLVARVGSLDRLQPLSPIDGHLGPHEDQIPLRALQSKKGILNEFYNGNTSQEQIQLHSLVQQLPKAIIIGVRKGGTRALLEMLNLHPAVVKASQEIHFFDNDENYGKGMEWYRRKMPFSYPHQITIEKSPAYFITEEVPERIYKMNSSVKLLIIVREPTTRAISDYTQVLEGKERKNKTYYKFEKLAMDAKSCEVNTKYKAVRTSIYTKHLERWLKYFPVEQFHIVDGDRLITEPLPELQLVESFLNLPARISPYNLYFNATRGFFCLRFNIVFNKCLAGSKGRTHPEVNPAVVAKLHKFFHPFNQKFFQITGRTFNWP